A genomic window from Planctomycetota bacterium includes:
- the rnpA gene encoding ribonuclease P protein component, translating into MSDRPLSFAKHLHLRTPAQFAAVYANKLIRHAGPLRIHAMANGLPHPRLGLSVSARVGNAVRRNHIKRLLRESFRLLQHDLPAGYDLVVVVSRHDPATLAAYQTWLSDAARKIDAAWLKRQAK; encoded by the coding sequence ATGTCCGATCGCCCCTTGAGCTTCGCCAAGCATCTGCACCTGCGCACCCCCGCGCAGTTCGCCGCCGTCTATGCCAACAAGCTCATCCGCCACGCCGGCCCCCTCCGCATCCACGCCATGGCCAACGGCCTGCCCCATCCGCGCCTCGGCCTCTCCGTCTCGGCGCGCGTCGGCAATGCCGTCCGGCGCAATCACATCAAGCGCCTCCTCCGCGAATCCTTTCGCCTCCTCCAGCACGACCTGCCGGCGGGCTATGATCTGGTGGTGGTTGTGTCGCGCCATGACCCGGCGACACTGGCGGCGTATCAGACGTGGCTCAGCGATGCGGCACGGAAGATCGACGCGGCGTGGCTCAAACGCCAGGCAAAATAA
- the polX gene encoding DNA polymerase/3'-5' exonuclease PolX has product MSINTQIAEQFEKMAAALELTGANRFRTAAYQRGARVLDEMAEDIAERATDVKNLTALDGIGKGLAEHILEFVQTGHIKEIDDTVKQVPPGVMAMMNIPGLGPKTIAMLWKDAGIESIANLKKALEAGKLDDLPRMGAKTIENLRKSIAFAEASGDRVNIADAMNVAEPIVEHMRKVKGVTQADYAGSLRRGRETIGDIDVLVACKDPQKQGESIGEAFRAMDKVEQVLAQGATKSSVRIEGGLQVDLRIVSEDEYGAALLYFTGSKEHNIRLRERAIKRGLSLNEYGLWREDDEQKTKPVAAKTEESIYKKLDLQFIPPRMREDRGEIDAADKGTIPTLIELSDIKAELHAHTTASDGLWSIEELAEAAKRRGFHTVAVTDHSASSVIANGLDAKRLEKHIEAVHAANKNIKGITILAGSEVDILADGKLDYPDELLAELDIVVASPHVALTQEPNKATARLLAAIENPYVHILGHPTGRLVGRREGLSPDMAKLIKAAADTGTALEINAHHYRLDLRDVHARAAIEAGVKLAIDCDAHGPADLDELRYGILTAQRAWVTADDVVNCMTAAALKKWLTAKRDKMAK; this is encoded by the coding sequence ATGTCCATCAACACGCAGATCGCCGAGCAGTTCGAGAAGATGGCGGCGGCGCTGGAGCTGACCGGCGCCAACCGCTTCCGCACCGCGGCCTACCAGCGCGGGGCGCGCGTGCTGGACGAGATGGCCGAAGACATCGCCGAGCGGGCCACGGATGTGAAGAACCTCACCGCGCTCGACGGCATCGGCAAGGGCCTCGCCGAGCACATTCTCGAGTTCGTCCAGACCGGGCACATCAAGGAAATCGACGACACGGTCAAGCAGGTCCCGCCGGGCGTGATGGCGATGATGAACATCCCCGGCCTGGGCCCCAAGACGATCGCCATGCTCTGGAAAGACGCGGGCATCGAGTCCATCGCGAACCTCAAGAAGGCCCTCGAAGCCGGGAAGCTCGATGACCTGCCGCGCATGGGCGCCAAGACGATCGAGAACCTGCGCAAGTCGATCGCCTTCGCCGAGGCGTCGGGCGATCGCGTGAACATCGCCGACGCCATGAACGTGGCGGAACCGATCGTCGAGCACATGCGCAAAGTCAAAGGCGTCACGCAGGCCGACTACGCCGGCAGTCTGCGGCGCGGCCGCGAGACGATCGGCGACATCGATGTGCTCGTCGCCTGCAAAGACCCGCAAAAACAAGGCGAGTCCATCGGCGAGGCGTTCCGTGCGATGGACAAAGTTGAACAGGTCCTCGCGCAGGGCGCGACGAAAAGCTCCGTGCGCATCGAGGGCGGATTGCAGGTCGATCTGCGCATCGTCAGCGAGGACGAGTACGGTGCCGCCCTGCTGTATTTCACCGGTTCCAAGGAACACAACATCCGCCTGCGCGAGCGGGCGATCAAGCGCGGGCTCTCGCTCAACGAATACGGCCTGTGGCGCGAAGACGATGAGCAGAAGACCAAACCCGTCGCCGCCAAGACGGAGGAGTCGATCTACAAGAAGCTCGATCTGCAGTTCATCCCGCCGCGGATGCGCGAGGATCGCGGCGAGATCGACGCGGCGGACAAGGGGACGATTCCGACGCTCATCGAACTGTCCGACATCAAGGCCGAGCTGCACGCGCACACGACCGCGTCGGATGGACTCTGGTCGATCGAGGAACTGGCCGAAGCGGCGAAGCGGCGCGGGTTTCACACGGTCGCCGTGACGGATCATTCCGCTTCGAGCGTCATCGCCAACGGGCTCGACGCCAAACGACTTGAGAAGCACATCGAAGCCGTGCATGCCGCGAACAAGAACATCAAAGGCATCACGATTCTCGCCGGCTCCGAGGTGGACATTCTGGCGGACGGCAAGCTCGACTACCCCGATGAACTGCTCGCGGAACTGGACATCGTCGTGGCCAGCCCGCATGTCGCGCTGACGCAGGAGCCGAACAAGGCGACGGCCCGGCTGCTCGCGGCGATCGAGAATCCGTATGTGCACATTCTCGGTCACCCCACGGGCCGGCTGGTCGGACGCCGCGAGGGGCTTTCGCCGGACATGGCGAAGCTGATCAAAGCCGCGGCCGACACCGGCACCGCGCTGGAAATCAACGCCCATCATTACCGCCTGGACCTGCGCGACGTTCACGCCCGCGCCGCCATCGAAGCCGGCGTTAAACTCGCCATCGACTGCGATGCCCACGGCCCCGCCGACCTTGACGAACTGCGATATGGCATACTGACGGCGCAGCGGGCATGGGTCACCGCCGACGATGTCGTCAACTGTATGACCGCCGCCGCGCTGAAAAAATGGCTCACCGCCAAGCGCGACAAGATGGCCAAGTGA
- the yidD gene encoding membrane protein insertion efficiency factor YidD: MLTRLIILLVRFYRATLGHFLGGHCRYTPTCSQYMIDAVTKYGPMRGTWRGLKRIARCHPFSKHDGYDPA, translated from the coding sequence ATGCTCACCCGCCTCATCATCCTGCTGGTCCGTTTTTATCGGGCCACCCTCGGCCACTTCCTCGGCGGGCACTGCCGCTACACCCCTACATGCAGCCAGTACATGATCGACGCTGTGACGAAGTACGGCCCGATGCGCGGCACATGGCGCGGCCTCAAACGCATCGCCCGCTGCCACCCCTTCTCCAAACACGACGGATATGATCCTGCGTGA
- the acpS gene encoding holo-[acyl-carrier-protein] synthase: protein MVVIGHGIDLTETARIAEMVRKHGERFLERCFTEAERAYAAGSTKREHEHLAARFAAKEAVLKALGTGWRDGIAWTDIEIVREPSGRPMVKLSGMAATVAAGLGIRAWHVSLSHTHTHAMASAIACG, encoded by the coding sequence ATGGTTGTGATTGGACATGGGATTGATTTAACCGAGACGGCGCGCATCGCGGAGATGGTGCGCAAACATGGGGAGCGCTTTTTGGAGCGGTGCTTCACGGAGGCGGAGCGCGCGTATGCGGCGGGGAGCACGAAGCGGGAGCATGAGCATCTGGCGGCTCGGTTCGCGGCGAAGGAGGCGGTGCTCAAGGCGTTGGGGACGGGGTGGCGGGATGGGATTGCGTGGACGGATATTGAGATTGTGCGCGAACCGTCGGGTCGGCCGATGGTAAAGCTCAGCGGGATGGCGGCGACCGTGGCTGCGGGGCTGGGGATTCGTGCGTGGCATGTGAGCTTGAGTCATACGCACACGCACGCCATGGCCAGCGCCATCGCCTGCGGGTGA
- a CDS encoding CBS domain-containing protein — MTTLKELGLSTVSQPRLRSVGRSIALAAAVGLVAGLGAIIFHLMSQAVLHYALAYLSGYNQGGPLGEAHFFAESEGPFRPWMLLVVPTIGGLISGWLVFTFAPEAEGHGTDAAIDAYHNKRGVIRPIVPIIKMLASAITLGTGGSGGREGPIAQTGAGFGSYLATYLGLSDMERRILLAAGLGAGIGAIFHAPLAGAIFAIEVLYREPDFEAEALIPAFIATTIAYCVFNFLIGVSSSFFHLNFDGFGHLFAVQPGIRFRDPLLLIPLTGLVLVMVVMSLIYVRTFYGIHWTFKRMSVRPTLRPAIGAALTGVVALAAYYGMALATPTAQRDVLSVLSYGYGYLQKMLNAPDGVGLSMSVLLAIGLGKILTTSLTIGSGGSGGVFGPSMVIGGCFGALTGLLFQKIMPGVVTRIDVFVILGMAGFFAAAAKTPVSTLIMVSEMTGSYELLLPSMWVCALAYLFSRGWSIYSEQVPTRLDSPAHRGDFIIDVMQGLKVADAIDAASRQFITIPLDMTLSRIVRIITSAKQTCFPVVDADGNYFGMFSLNDVRQFLYDAEMGELTVAHDLATTGDLALSLDMDLGSAIGKFVEHRFEELPVVDPTEPKRIIAMLRRQDVIAAYNIRLMKLRTSQAD; from the coding sequence ATGACGACGCTCAAAGAGCTTGGCTTGAGTACGGTCAGTCAGCCGCGGCTTCGGTCGGTGGGTCGGAGCATTGCGCTGGCGGCGGCGGTCGGATTGGTGGCGGGTCTCGGAGCGATCATTTTTCATTTGATGAGCCAGGCGGTGCTGCATTACGCGCTGGCGTATTTGAGCGGGTACAACCAGGGGGGGCCGCTGGGCGAGGCGCATTTTTTCGCGGAGTCGGAGGGGCCGTTTCGGCCGTGGATGCTGCTGGTCGTGCCGACGATCGGGGGGCTGATCAGCGGGTGGCTGGTGTTCACGTTCGCGCCCGAGGCGGAGGGACACGGGACGGATGCGGCGATCGATGCGTATCACAACAAGCGCGGCGTCATCCGTCCGATCGTCCCGATCATCAAGATGCTCGCCTCCGCCATCACGCTCGGCACGGGCGGGTCCGGCGGGCGCGAAGGCCCCATCGCTCAGACCGGCGCGGGGTTCGGATCGTATCTGGCGACGTACCTGGGCCTGTCCGACATGGAGCGCCGCATTCTGCTTGCGGCGGGGCTCGGGGCCGGCATCGGCGCGATCTTTCACGCCCCCCTCGCCGGCGCGATCTTCGCCATCGAAGTCCTCTACCGCGAGCCGGACTTCGAAGCCGAGGCCCTGATCCCCGCGTTCATCGCCACGACGATCGCCTACTGCGTCTTCAACTTCCTCATCGGCGTCTCCTCCTCGTTCTTCCATCTGAATTTCGACGGGTTCGGACACCTCTTCGCCGTTCAGCCGGGCATCCGCTTTCGCGATCCCCTGCTGCTCATTCCGCTGACGGGGCTCGTGCTGGTCATGGTCGTCATGTCGCTCATTTACGTGCGGACTTTCTACGGGATACACTGGACATTCAAGCGCATGTCCGTCCGCCCCACGCTTCGCCCCGCCATCGGAGCCGCGCTGACCGGCGTCGTCGCGCTGGCGGCGTACTACGGCATGGCGCTGGCGACGCCCACCGCACAGCGCGATGTGCTGAGCGTGCTGTCCTACGGCTACGGCTACCTTCAGAAAATGCTCAATGCCCCCGACGGCGTCGGACTGTCCATGAGCGTGCTGCTGGCGATCGGACTGGGCAAGATTCTCACCACGTCCCTCACGATCGGCTCGGGCGGGTCCGGCGGCGTGTTCGGACCGAGCATGGTCATCGGCGGATGCTTCGGAGCGCTGACCGGACTGCTCTTTCAGAAGATCATGCCCGGCGTGGTGACCCGCATCGATGTGTTCGTCATCCTCGGCATGGCCGGCTTCTTCGCCGCCGCCGCCAAGACGCCCGTCAGCACGCTGATCATGGTCAGCGAGATGACCGGCAGCTACGAACTGCTGTTGCCGAGCATGTGGGTCTGTGCGCTGGCGTATCTGTTCAGCCGCGGATGGTCGATCTACTCGGAGCAGGTGCCGACGCGCCTCGACTCGCCCGCCCATCGCGGCGATTTCATCATCGACGTCATGCAGGGCCTCAAAGTCGCCGACGCCATCGACGCCGCATCGCGCCAGTTCATCACCATCCCCCTCGACATGACCCTCAGCCGCATCGTCCGCATCATCACCTCGGCGAAGCAGACGTGCTTCCCCGTCGTCGACGCCGACGGCAACTACTTCGGCATGTTCAGTCTTAACGATGTGCGGCAATTCCTCTATGACGCGGAGATGGGCGAACTCACCGTCGCGCACGATCTGGCGACGACGGGCGACCTGGCGCTCTCGCTGGACATGGACCTGGGCAGCGCGATCGGCAAGTTCGTGGAGCATCGCTTCGAGGAGCTGCCCGTCGTGGACCCGACGGAGCCGAAGCGCATCATCGCCATGTTGCGGCGTCAGGACGTCATCGCCGCGTACAATATCCGTCTCATGAAGCTGCGCACCAGTCAGGCGGACTGA
- a CDS encoding arsenate reductase ArsC has protein sequence MNSSKLNVLFLCTGNSCRSQMAEGWARHLKSEAINAYSAGIEAHGLNPNAVRVMGEVGVDISTQKSQKVDELLDIPFDYVVTVCGHANEHCPMFPGKAKIIHVGFDDPPRLAKDVDGEEAKLAIYRRVRDEIRAFVMTLPAALTAHA, from the coding sequence ATGAATTCGAGCAAACTCAACGTGCTGTTCCTCTGCACCGGCAACAGTTGTCGCAGCCAGATGGCCGAGGGTTGGGCGCGCCATCTCAAGTCGGAGGCGATCAACGCGTACTCCGCCGGCATCGAGGCGCATGGTTTGAACCCCAACGCCGTGCGCGTCATGGGCGAAGTCGGCGTCGACATCAGCACGCAGAAGTCGCAGAAGGTCGATGAACTGCTCGACATCCCGTTCGACTACGTCGTGACCGTGTGCGGGCACGCCAATGAGCATTGCCCGATGTTTCCCGGGAAGGCGAAGATCATCCACGTCGGCTTCGACGATCCGCCGCGCCTCGCCAAAGACGTCGACGGCGAGGAGGCGAAACTGGCGATCTATCGGCGAGTGCGCGACGAGATTCGCGCGTTCGTCATGACGTTGCCGGCGGCGCTGACGGCTCACGCCTGA
- a CDS encoding small basic protein: MSLDRSLKSSGSLSQHRNVLTRPERIAKLTEQGRFSTERPIHLVKVANRKVAAGKKSGKKGAAEEGAEGAAAAKK; the protein is encoded by the coding sequence ATGAGTCTCGACCGCAGTCTCAAATCCTCCGGATCCCTCTCCCAGCACCGCAACGTGCTCACGCGCCCCGAGCGGATCGCGAAGCTGACCGAACAGGGCCGCTTCAGCACCGAACGCCCCATCCATCTTGTCAAGGTCGCCAACCGCAAGGTCGCCGCCGGCAAGAAGTCGGGCAAGAAGGGCGCGGCTGAGGAAGGCGCCGAAGGCGCCGCCGCGGCCAAGAAGTGA
- the recG gene encoding ATP-dependent DNA helicase RecG encodes MGDPNTAPDSTAASPSITLATPIQYAPLVGPKRAELFARLGVHTVADLIKHLPHRYEFQAGQKPIEQLLIGAIGTATGVVANCRWQPGRRANGGRFIAMLEDGTGTVELVFFNAPYLRDRVHPETKMIVTGKVVVYNDQRQMVNPSMRIIYDDNVDEPAPTEDRYRPIYPATEDLSSVQIDRIVRGVLPIALPQIDDHFDEAYRQPRGLPTLRETYRMLHAPAGEDEVKSARRRLAYDELLFLQLGFSIKRKYTQTELHAVALRYSDAIDRHIRERFPFPLTPAQDKVVRQIARDLERDRPMNRLLQGDVGSGKTVVALYAMLMAVASNTQGALMAPTELLAEQHFLSITNMLRGSTVRLALLTGSQTKAERTAMLHQIETGDIDIVVGTQALLSESVQFADLAVAIIDEQHRFGVMQRAVFRTKVGDLKATPHTLVMTATPIPRTLSLTIFGDLDTSVIDELPPGRQPIITRVVEPRTTDEVYRYIAGRIAGGEQAYIVVPAIDESDAGLKAVRTHAAELEKTYFADRRVAPLHGQLKPAARERIMQKFRDGRIDVLVATTVIEVGVDVPNASIMVVEHAERFGLAQLHQLRGRVGRGSRKSLCVFIGDPTTEDAQQRLAAIAKTTNGFEIAEADLVIRGMGEFFGTRQAGLPPLQVADLSLHMDLLQLARRDAQAIVDSDPKLKEPAHDLLRKRLVKQYGEALGLGDVA; translated from the coding sequence ATGGGCGATCCGAATACCGCGCCTGACTCGACCGCCGCTTCGCCTTCGATCACGCTGGCGACGCCGATTCAGTATGCGCCGCTCGTCGGGCCCAAGCGTGCGGAGCTTTTCGCTCGGCTCGGCGTGCACACGGTGGCGGACCTCATCAAGCATCTGCCCCATCGCTACGAGTTTCAGGCCGGCCAGAAACCCATCGAACAGCTCCTCATCGGCGCGATCGGCACGGCGACGGGTGTCGTCGCCAACTGCCGATGGCAGCCCGGCCGGCGGGCGAACGGCGGGCGCTTCATCGCGATGCTCGAAGACGGCACGGGCACCGTCGAACTCGTCTTCTTCAACGCCCCGTATCTGCGCGATCGCGTCCATCCGGAAACGAAAATGATCGTCACGGGCAAGGTCGTCGTCTACAACGATCAGCGCCAGATGGTCAATCCGTCGATGCGCATCATTTACGACGACAACGTCGACGAACCGGCGCCGACGGAGGATCGCTATCGCCCGATTTACCCGGCGACGGAGGACCTTTCGAGCGTGCAGATCGATCGGATCGTGCGCGGCGTGCTGCCGATCGCCCTGCCGCAGATCGACGATCATTTTGATGAGGCGTATCGCCAGCCGCGCGGTCTGCCGACGCTGCGCGAGACGTATCGCATGTTGCACGCACCGGCCGGCGAAGACGAGGTCAAGTCCGCCCGGCGGCGTCTGGCGTATGACGAACTTCTGTTTCTGCAACTGGGCTTTTCCATCAAGCGCAAGTACACGCAGACGGAGCTGCACGCCGTGGCGCTGCGCTATTCCGACGCCATCGACCGGCACATCCGCGAGCGCTTTCCGTTTCCGCTCACGCCGGCGCAGGACAAGGTGGTGCGCCAGATCGCGCGCGACCTTGAGCGCGATCGGCCGATGAATCGGCTTTTGCAGGGCGACGTCGGGTCGGGCAAGACCGTCGTCGCGCTGTACGCCATGCTCATGGCCGTCGCATCCAACACGCAGGGCGCGCTCATGGCCCCGACGGAACTGCTCGCCGAGCAGCACTTTCTTTCAATCACCAACATGCTCCGCGGATCGACGGTGCGCCTCGCGCTATTGACCGGTTCGCAGACGAAGGCCGAGCGCACGGCGATGCTCCACCAGATCGAAACCGGCGACATCGACATCGTCGTGGGCACGCAGGCGCTCTTGTCCGAGTCCGTGCAGTTCGCCGATCTGGCGGTGGCGATCATCGACGAGCAGCATCGCTTCGGCGTCATGCAACGGGCGGTTTTCCGCACGAAAGTCGGCGATTTGAAGGCGACGCCGCACACGCTGGTCATGACCGCGACGCCGATCCCGCGCACGCTGAGTCTGACGATCTTCGGCGATCTGGACACATCGGTGATCGACGAACTGCCGCCGGGTCGTCAGCCGATCATCACGCGGGTCGTCGAGCCGCGCACGACGGACGAGGTCTACCGCTACATCGCCGGGCGCATCGCGGGCGGCGAGCAGGCGTACATCGTCGTGCCGGCGATCGACGAAAGCGACGCGGGCCTCAAGGCGGTGCGGACACATGCGGCGGAACTGGAGAAGACGTACTTCGCCGATCGTCGTGTCGCGCCGCTGCACGGGCAACTCAAGCCGGCGGCGCGCGAGCGGATCATGCAGAAGTTCCGCGACGGGCGGATCGACGTACTGGTGGCGACGACCGTCATCGAAGTCGGCGTCGATGTGCCGAACGCATCGATCATGGTGGTGGAGCACGCGGAGCGCTTCGGGCTGGCGCAGTTGCATCAGTTGCGCGGACGTGTCGGGCGCGGGAGCCGCAAGAGTCTTTGCGTGTTCATCGGCGACCCGACGACGGAAGATGCGCAGCAGCGACTGGCGGCGATCGCCAAGACGACCAATGGCTTTGAGATCGCCGAGGCGGACCTTGTGATACGCGGGATGGGCGAGTTCTTCGGCACGCGACAGGCGGGCCTGCCGCCGCTGCAGGTGGCGGATTTGTCGCTGCACATGGACCTCTTGCAACTGGCCCGGCGCGATGCGCAGGCGATCGTCGACAGCGACCCGAAACTCAAGGAGCCGGCGCACGACCTGCTCCGCAAGCGGCTCGTGAAGCAGTACGGCGAAGCGCTGGGACTGGGGGATGTGGCGTGA
- a CDS encoding tRNA-dihydrouridine synthase family protein produces the protein MIEPGHIMQAMIALSKGPFDWIAAGPFFQAGLAGYSDAAMRLVARRHGCGYCITEAMLDQFLINGGKGLKAAEICEEDHPIAGQLMGSHPKDIAAGAKVLLTLGYDVIDINLACPVKKIKKKCRGGHLLSEPQEAIDILDAVRDAIGDAVPLTVKLRRAYDDTPEMEANFHRIFEKVIAFGYAGATVHGRTVEQKYIGPSRWPFLTDLTRRYRSAMDNGFHIFGSGDVFTPQAIFDMIQQTGVQAASVARGCIGNPWIFRQARQIMAGQTPTPPTLAEQRAVLLEHFQLSVDLHGESNAGRMMRKFGIKFSQHHPNGDAVKNAFIAVKNLADWHAALDAHYPMGETTDEIDATWIDEADRRYAEVRSGNAKVVPADEALDQIRRDMGWRK, from the coding sequence ATGATTGAACCGGGCCATATCATGCAGGCAATGATCGCTTTGAGCAAGGGACCCTTCGACTGGATCGCCGCCGGTCCGTTCTTTCAGGCGGGGCTGGCCGGTTACTCCGACGCCGCCATGCGCCTCGTCGCGCGCCGGCATGGTTGCGGGTACTGCATCACCGAAGCGATGCTCGACCAGTTTCTGATCAACGGCGGCAAGGGCCTCAAAGCCGCCGAAATCTGCGAAGAGGACCACCCGATCGCCGGGCAGCTCATGGGCTCGCATCCGAAAGACATCGCCGCGGGGGCGAAGGTGCTTCTGACGCTCGGGTATGACGTGATCGACATCAACCTTGCGTGCCCGGTGAAGAAGATCAAAAAGAAGTGCCGAGGGGGTCACCTCTTGTCCGAGCCGCAGGAGGCGATCGACATTCTCGATGCGGTGCGCGATGCGATCGGCGATGCGGTCCCGCTGACGGTCAAGCTTCGCCGCGCCTATGACGACACGCCGGAGATGGAAGCGAATTTTCATCGCATTTTCGAGAAGGTCATCGCGTTCGGCTACGCCGGGGCGACCGTACACGGGCGCACCGTCGAACAGAAATACATCGGCCCGTCGCGCTGGCCGTTTCTGACGGACCTGACGCGCCGCTACCGCAGCGCGATGGACAACGGGTTCCACATCTTCGGCTCCGGCGACGTGTTCACACCGCAGGCGATTTTCGACATGATCCAGCAGACCGGCGTGCAGGCGGCGTCCGTCGCGCGCGGCTGCATCGGCAATCCGTGGATCTTCCGGCAGGCACGGCAGATCATGGCGGGCCAGACGCCGACGCCCCCGACGCTCGCCGAGCAGCGGGCGGTGCTGCTCGAGCATTTTCAACTCTCCGTCGACCTGCACGGCGAATCAAACGCCGGTCGCATGATGCGCAAGTTCGGCATCAAGTTCAGCCAGCATCATCCGAACGGCGATGCGGTCAAAAACGCCTTCATCGCCGTCAAAAACCTCGCCGACTGGCACGCGGCGCTCGATGCGCATTACCCGATGGGCGAAACGACTGACGAAATCGATGCTACTTGGATTGACGAAGCGGACAGACGATACGCGGAGGTTCGATCGGGCAACGCGAAAGTCGTCCCGGCGGACGAAGCCCTTGATCAAATACGGCGGGACATGGGATGGCGGAAGTAA
- a CDS encoding YihY family inner membrane protein has protein sequence MFDKTLNKLPIPEWLRRVLTSPSGELTRWQFAVRWSIDLTRHCAGELRHDKAGQMAAALTYHTLFSMLPTIALALVALNMFVGPSERNDFKDKMIDWTVEVLRGGAQVSQAISPPTTTEKQAEFNDVRERLDEQFSSVLGKLEHISFGSIGVVGVLVFIYGATGLLATVERSFNSVFGVMGGRKWYIRLPLYYTVITLGPIVLLAGQWMQNRFIDLLSYASWTNWLVGPAVVAAPIVTTWLVIFLMYILLPTAAVGKRAAAIGSFVAAVLLVGGREGFRIYVSKAGVSSLYGAMALLPLFLMLLWLMWLMVLFGLELTYALGAMKGRNFKSQRHRTPQEQFIDTTWMVPVLARIAADFNNGKACSAEALAIDLRLPGRAVTKLLEALAAAELIHATGADLKTGYTLSRPADRIPLPAILDVGYNLLANGESASGNPGWKYVQQLHEADKAKAEGKTLADLM, from the coding sequence ATGTTCGACAAGACGCTCAATAAATTGCCCATACCCGAGTGGCTGCGGCGCGTCCTGACAAGCCCGTCGGGCGAGCTGACGCGCTGGCAGTTCGCCGTGCGCTGGAGCATCGACCTGACGCGCCACTGCGCCGGCGAGCTGCGCCATGACAAGGCCGGGCAGATGGCCGCGGCGCTCACGTATCACACCTTGTTCTCCATGCTCCCCACGATCGCCCTCGCGCTTGTCGCCCTCAACATGTTCGTCGGCCCCAGCGAACGCAATGACTTCAAAGACAAGATGATCGACTGGACCGTCGAAGTCCTCCGCGGCGGGGCGCAGGTCAGCCAAGCCATTTCGCCGCCGACCACCACCGAAAAACAGGCCGAGTTCAATGACGTGCGCGAGCGCCTCGATGAGCAGTTCTCGTCCGTGCTCGGCAAGCTCGAACACATCAGCTTCGGCAGCATCGGCGTCGTCGGCGTCCTCGTCTTCATTTACGGCGCCACCGGCCTGCTCGCCACCGTCGAACGAAGCTTCAATTCAGTCTTCGGCGTCATGGGCGGACGCAAATGGTACATCCGCTTGCCGCTCTACTACACCGTCATCACGCTCGGCCCCATCGTCCTGCTCGCCGGCCAATGGATGCAGAATCGCTTCATCGATTTGCTCAGCTACGCCTCTTGGACCAACTGGCTCGTCGGCCCGGCGGTCGTCGCGGCGCCGATCGTCACGACCTGGCTGGTCATCTTCCTCATGTACATCCTCCTGCCGACCGCAGCCGTCGGAAAGCGCGCCGCTGCGATCGGATCGTTCGTCGCCGCCGTGCTCCTTGTGGGCGGACGCGAAGGGTTCCGCATTTATGTCTCCAAAGCTGGCGTCAGTTCGCTCTATGGTGCGATGGCGCTGTTGCCGCTTTTTCTGATGCTGCTGTGGCTGATGTGGTTGATGGTGCTGTTCGGTTTGGAATTGACCTACGCGCTGGGCGCGATGAAGGGCCGCAACTTCAAGTCCCAGCGCCATCGCACGCCGCAGGAGCAATTCATCGATACGACATGGATGGTCCCGGTGCTCGCGCGCATCGCCGCCGACTTCAACAATGGCAAGGCGTGCTCCGCCGAGGCGCTGGCGATTGATCTGCGCCTGCCCGGCCGGGCGGTGACCAAACTGCTCGAAGCCCTCGCCGCCGCCGAGTTGATCCACGCCACCGGCGCCGATCTGAAGACCGGCTACACCCTCTCCCGCCCCGCCGACCGCATCCCCCTGCCCGCCATCCTCGACGTCGGCTACAACCTCCTCGCCAACGGCGAATCCGCCTCCGGCAACCCCGGCTGGAAATACGTCCAGCAGTTGCACGAAGCCGACAAAGCCAAAGCCGAAGGCAAAACGCTCGCGGATTTGATGTGA